A part of Paenibacillus sp. 481 genomic DNA contains:
- a CDS encoding glycerate kinase family protein: MRILIVPSGFKESVDAEKAAHCMKSGIMRVMPEANIVELPMVDGGEGFTRTLVRMTKGQIHDVKVTGPVGQSVMSHFGFLGGDNERRTAIIEMAAAGGLRLVPRSMRDPRRTTTHGVGELIKAALDKGAERILIGCGDSGTSDGGAGMAQALGAKFYNKAGEEIVIRGAISLLELDRIDLSSIDPRIHNVQLDVAGNWFNKLCGENGVARIFGPQKGATPSQVQQLEAALEQYSAIIERDLGVQVRDIPVGGASGGLGAGLHALLGAKLHARYDIIMKYMDLDQLLNESDLVFTAEGCIDYQTPRGKIPAEVAKRAKRRGLPVIAVAGTVGEGARINYEYGIDAFSSISQMPASLEEAFQFTEQWLADCTESAMRTLLVGYKMAFRARLKEAVV; this comes from the coding sequence ATGAGGATTTTAATTGTGCCGTCAGGCTTTAAAGAAAGTGTAGATGCAGAGAAGGCTGCTCATTGTATGAAATCGGGGATTATGCGTGTAATGCCAGAGGCGAACATCGTAGAGTTGCCGATGGTAGATGGAGGAGAAGGATTTACGCGCACCCTCGTTCGAATGACTAAAGGTCAAATTCACGACGTTAAAGTAACAGGTCCAGTTGGACAGTCTGTCATGTCTCATTTTGGATTTCTTGGTGGGGACAATGAGCGTCGTACGGCAATTATCGAAATGGCTGCTGCTGGAGGATTAAGGCTAGTGCCGAGATCGATGCGTGACCCACGGCGAACTACGACTCATGGGGTAGGCGAGCTTATTAAAGCCGCTTTAGATAAAGGTGCTGAGCGAATTTTAATCGGGTGCGGCGATTCTGGCACATCTGATGGAGGAGCGGGAATGGCGCAAGCGTTAGGCGCGAAGTTCTATAACAAAGCAGGAGAAGAGATAGTGATCCGTGGTGCTATTTCTTTGCTGGAATTGGATCGGATCGACTTATCTAGTATTGACCCACGAATTCATAATGTTCAATTGGATGTGGCGGGAAATTGGTTTAACAAGCTATGTGGAGAGAATGGTGTAGCGAGAATTTTCGGACCGCAAAAAGGGGCGACACCTTCACAAGTGCAACAATTGGAAGCTGCGCTAGAACAATATTCGGCCATTATTGAGCGAGACTTAGGTGTTCAGGTACGAGACATTCCGGTCGGAGGGGCTTCGGGTGGTTTAGGAGCGGGGCTACATGCCTTACTGGGTGCCAAGTTGCACGCACGCTACGATATTATTATGAAATATATGGATTTGGATCAATTGTTAAATGAATCGGATCTTGTGTTTACGGCTGAAGGCTGTATTGACTATCAGACGCCACGTGGCAAAATTCCAGCTGAAGTGGCGAAGCGAGCAAAACGCCGTGGTTTACCAGTCATTGCGGTAGCAGGTACGGTAGGGGAAGGTGCGCGAATTAATTACGAGTATGGAATTGATGCGTTTTCGAGCATTTCGCAAATGCCTGCCTCGTTGGAAGAAGCATTTCAATTCACCGAGCAATGGCTAGCCGATTGTACGGAAAGTGCGATGCGTACGTTGCTCGTCGGTTACAAAATGGCGTTTCGAGCACGACTCAAAGAGGCGGTCGTATGA
- a CDS encoding SLC13 family permease — protein MSTLRKEADYAGENPLTSAVHSAAGQASDQAQNQIGHHPYAATASPQSAHESKTSRGFHLEASWLLPLSLIILLAVLVMLPASLAWGARMSLFAFGSAIVLWTTTRMNAAYVAIVSVLFTVITGAVEQEILFKSLASDIIWLMIGSFIMGGALQVTGLAHKLTNAIVQRARTVTNVFWLLTLVIQALAFFIPSTSGRAAVVLPVYQAISRAIGSKDVTRALAILMPTIILVSTISTLIGAGSHLIAVDLLQQFNGKSISFLQWMLWGMPFGIVASAISCQVVIRLFLRKEDEQRPIPYETVSVQFTRNEKYTFGLFGIIITLWLTESWHGIEIATVTMLGAILLTLPHIGVMKWKDGLKSVSWNLILFVGAALALGSALVESGAAKWIMDSIFAFAQNIQLQSSWLILLFIVLFSLTSHIYITSHTTRAIIMIPSLLYLASSLQVNETAVLFISTVGMNYCLTFPVSSKAILLFQEGEQSAFEPKDLLRLSAYLGVIHFVLIIAFYYGYWQWAGLAF, from the coding sequence ATGAGTACATTGCGAAAAGAGGCTGATTATGCAGGGGAGAACCCTTTAACATCTGCTGTCCATTCGGCAGCCGGTCAAGCCTCCGATCAAGCACAGAATCAGATTGGGCATCATCCATATGCTGCGACCGCATCACCACAATCAGCGCATGAGTCTAAAACGTCAAGGGGCTTCCATTTGGAAGCCTCATGGCTACTGCCACTCAGCTTGATTATCCTGCTAGCTGTGTTAGTTATGCTTCCAGCTTCGCTCGCTTGGGGAGCGAGAATGAGCTTATTCGCTTTTGGTAGCGCCATCGTGTTGTGGACAACAACGCGAATGAATGCCGCTTACGTTGCGATTGTTAGCGTATTATTTACCGTCATAACGGGAGCCGTGGAGCAAGAAATACTGTTCAAATCGCTTGCTTCCGATATTATTTGGCTGATGATTGGCTCGTTTATCATGGGCGGGGCTTTGCAAGTCACAGGGCTTGCCCACAAATTGACCAATGCGATCGTGCAGCGCGCACGCACGGTCACGAACGTATTTTGGTTGCTAACGCTTGTCATTCAAGCGTTAGCCTTCTTTATCCCTAGCACATCCGGCCGTGCAGCCGTCGTGCTACCTGTGTACCAGGCGATATCACGCGCCATCGGTAGCAAAGACGTCACGCGCGCGCTCGCTATTTTAATGCCGACTATCATACTTGTGTCGACGATCTCTACCTTGATTGGCGCGGGCTCGCATTTAATTGCCGTTGATTTGCTTCAGCAATTTAACGGCAAGAGCATTTCCTTTTTGCAATGGATGCTATGGGGGATGCCGTTCGGAATTGTAGCGAGCGCCATTTCGTGTCAGGTCGTCATCCGCTTGTTCCTGCGCAAAGAAGATGAGCAGCGCCCGATTCCTTATGAAACGGTGAGCGTGCAATTTACACGCAACGAAAAATATACGTTCGGACTATTTGGAATCATTATTACACTCTGGCTTACCGAGAGCTGGCACGGTATCGAAATTGCTACCGTCACGATGCTTGGAGCTATCTTATTAACCTTGCCGCATATTGGCGTAATGAAATGGAAAGATGGACTCAAATCGGTATCATGGAATTTAATCCTATTTGTCGGGGCCGCACTCGCGTTGGGGTCAGCTCTTGTCGAATCAGGAGCAGCAAAATGGATAATGGACAGTATTTTCGCATTTGCACAGAACATTCAGCTACAGTCTTCATGGCTCATTTTACTGTTTATCGTCTTATTCTCGTTAACATCCCATATTTATATTACGTCTCATACAACTAGAGCTATTATTATGATTCCGTCCTTGCTCTATCTGGCTAGCAGCTTGCAAGTGAACGAAACAGCTGTATTGTTTATTAGTACAGTTGGCATGAATTATTGCTTAACATTTCCGGTGAGCTCCAAAGCTATCTTGCTATTCCAAGAAGGGGAGCAATCCGCTTTTGAGCCGAAAGATTTGCTGCGGTTAAGCGCATA